One Actinosynnema pretiosum DNA segment encodes these proteins:
- a CDS encoding M20 metallopeptidase family protein: MSVEPVAAEGFSGSLTAGVALEDGTGVLLDELVALRRELHAVPEVGLDLPVTTGIVLGALEGLDLEVTTGTGSSWVAAVLRGAHPGPVVALRADTDALPITEDTGLEFASANGAMHACGHDLHTAALVGAARLLHAGRESLHGNVLLLFQPGEEGHGGARAMLAEGALEVAGPVSAAYALHVIADLPHGVFLTRPGPIMAAYTVLEVTVTGRGGHGGRPHEGLDAIPVAAQVVSALHTHVDRAFDAFDPVVLTVGQFNAGSAPNVVAERAVLRAGVRTFSEATTARVALELPRVAERVAAAFGATAEVVVREVMAPTVNDPASARVLAATATALFGPERYAELANPRTGSEDFSEVLRRVPGAYGYLGAAAPGAVGPDRRPAGNHSPRAFFDDSLLGDAARLLAGLARHHLVPGALTGEDASGDGGLSTGTAQATGSGGATTEGGGATVRDGSATSGTAAGQRAPDAPTDPPDLTTGPAHALDDPPGAANRPVTVAVAGAPGDAPDAVPANPAPQHPAPDRSPGGQQ, from the coding sequence GTGAGCGTCGAACCCGTTGCCGCGGAGGGGTTCTCGGGCTCGTTGACCGCCGGGGTCGCGCTGGAGGACGGGACGGGGGTCCTGCTGGACGAGCTGGTCGCGCTGCGCCGCGAGCTGCACGCCGTGCCCGAGGTCGGGCTGGACCTGCCCGTCACCACCGGGATCGTGCTGGGCGCGCTGGAGGGCCTCGACCTGGAGGTCACCACCGGGACCGGGTCGAGCTGGGTCGCGGCCGTGCTGCGCGGGGCCCACCCCGGTCCGGTGGTTGCGCTGCGCGCGGACACCGACGCGCTGCCGATCACCGAGGACACCGGGCTGGAGTTCGCCTCCGCCAACGGGGCGATGCACGCGTGCGGGCACGACCTGCACACCGCCGCGCTGGTCGGGGCGGCGCGGTTGCTGCACGCCGGGCGGGAGTCGTTGCACGGCAACGTCCTGCTGCTGTTCCAGCCCGGCGAGGAGGGGCACGGCGGGGCGCGGGCGATGCTCGCCGAGGGCGCGCTGGAGGTCGCCGGGCCGGTGTCGGCGGCGTACGCGCTGCACGTGATCGCGGACCTGCCGCACGGCGTGTTCCTGACCAGGCCGGGGCCGATCATGGCCGCGTACACCGTGCTGGAGGTGACCGTCACCGGGCGCGGCGGGCACGGCGGGCGCCCGCACGAGGGACTGGACGCGATCCCGGTCGCCGCGCAGGTCGTGTCGGCGCTGCACACGCACGTGGACCGGGCGTTCGACGCGTTCGACCCGGTGGTGCTGACCGTCGGGCAGTTCAACGCGGGCAGCGCGCCGAACGTGGTCGCCGAGCGTGCGGTGCTGCGGGCCGGGGTGCGCACGTTCTCCGAGGCCACGACCGCGCGCGTCGCGCTGGAGCTGCCGCGCGTGGCCGAGCGGGTCGCGGCGGCGTTCGGGGCGACGGCGGAGGTGGTGGTGCGCGAGGTCATGGCGCCGACCGTCAACGACCCCGCGTCGGCGCGGGTGCTGGCCGCGACGGCGACCGCGCTGTTCGGGCCGGAGCGGTACGCCGAGCTGGCGAACCCGCGCACCGGGTCGGAGGACTTCTCCGAGGTGCTGCGGCGGGTTCCCGGCGCGTACGGGTACCTGGGGGCGGCTGCGCCGGGCGCGGTCGGCCCGGACCGCAGGCCCGCGGGCAACCACTCGCCTCGGGCGTTCTTCGACGACTCGCTGCTGGGAGACGCGGCGCGGTTGCTGGCCGGGCTGGCCAGGCACCACCTGGTTCCTGGCGCGCTGACCGGCGAGGACGCCAGCGGGGACGGCGGGCTGAGCACCGGGACCGCCCAGGCGACCGGGAGCGGTGGCGCGACGACCGAGGGCGGTGGCGCGACGGTCCGGGACGGCAGCGCGACCTCTGGGACCGCAGCCGGTCAGCGGGCGCCCGACGCGCCCACCGACCCGCCCGACCTCACCACCGGACCCGCCCACGCGCTCGACGACCCGCCTGGCGCCGCGAACCGCCCCGTGACCGTCGCGGTGGCGGGAGCGCCCGGTGACGCGCCCGACGCCGTCCCCGCCAACCCCGCCCCGCAGCACCCCGCGCCCGACCGCTCCCCCGGAGGACAGCAGTGA
- a CDS encoding LLM class flavin-dependent oxidoreductase produces MSALRFGLMTYEAAPIGELVARWRGFEADGWDALWAGDHLWSALDADGNPTRPRFDPWVLAACVATATERVEVGTLVSAIGMRNPTVLAKQAITLDHVSGGRFTTGLGAGGNPKDEAAAGIAPLAPDERAARFGEYAAVVRAVLDGGSYDLAGEHHSARGVSAPPPVAGRPPLLIAAHLRSTIAVAARHADVWHTYGSLFSQLARGQQLTADESLAVTARRARALDEECERIGRDPGTVRRGFMLGFTRDAPWTSVQAFRETVGRYAEVGITEFAFPFPLQGPHDPDVFHEVVADVLPALRAGERP; encoded by the coding sequence GTGAGCGCGCTGCGGTTCGGGTTGATGACCTACGAGGCCGCGCCGATCGGCGAGCTCGTGGCGCGCTGGCGCGGGTTCGAGGCCGACGGCTGGGACGCGCTGTGGGCGGGCGACCACCTGTGGAGCGCGCTCGACGCGGACGGCAACCCCACCAGGCCCCGGTTCGACCCGTGGGTGCTGGCCGCGTGCGTCGCGACCGCCACCGAGCGGGTGGAGGTCGGCACGCTGGTCAGCGCGATCGGGATGCGCAACCCGACCGTGCTCGCCAAGCAGGCGATCACCCTGGACCACGTGTCGGGCGGCCGGTTCACCACCGGGCTCGGCGCGGGCGGCAACCCCAAGGACGAGGCGGCGGCGGGCATCGCGCCGCTGGCTCCCGACGAGCGGGCCGCGCGGTTCGGCGAGTACGCGGCCGTGGTGCGGGCGGTGCTCGACGGCGGCTCGTACGACCTGGCAGGCGAGCACCACAGCGCCAGGGGCGTGTCCGCTCCCCCACCGGTCGCCGGGCGTCCGCCGCTGCTGATCGCGGCGCACCTGAGGTCGACGATCGCGGTCGCGGCGCGGCACGCGGACGTGTGGCACACCTACGGGTCGCTGTTCAGCCAGCTCGCGCGCGGGCAGCAGCTCACCGCCGACGAGAGCCTCGCGGTGACGGCGCGGCGGGCGCGGGCGCTGGACGAGGAGTGCGAGCGGATCGGGCGCGATCCGGGGACCGTGCGGCGCGGGTTCATGCTGGGGTTCACGCGGGACGCGCCGTGGACGTCGGTGCAGGCGTTCCGGGAGACCGTCGGCCGGTACGCGGAGGTGGGCATCACCGAGTTCGCGTTCCCGTTCCCGCTGCAGGGGCCGCACGACCCGGACGTGTTCCACGAGGTGGTCGCGGACGTGCTGCCCGCGCTGCGCGCCGGGGAGCGGCCGTGA
- a CDS encoding hydantoinase B/oxoprolinase family protein: protein MRSSPVVLEILAHRFSAIVEEMAENIRRTSFSVFVKQTADFGTCLVTPDGEVFAAPRRISGNLMIGIPARAALESLAPYQPGDVGLSNDPDRTGGLVTHLPDLWTWAPLHVDGEVVAYAVSFVHSSDIGGTVPGSIDWGHTDLHQEGLLIPPVRLVEGGRRNQAVFDLVARNTRVPEQNLGDLDAQVAGLRTAQRRLDEVAGSFGVAAVRDAIADLLDTAEQRAGDMIEELADGTYAFTDYVEGVEGERGTVVPPTRLNLELTVSGRGAHLSFEGTSPQVLEAVNLHTGGEPGHYMLAFALVNWFYSRDKGVPYNSGLVRPLTAALPPGSVVNPWPGAPCGVRAAVFFRIMDCVVGCLAQARPEAASATGAGGVAIAAISHVDEATGRRRVSVGQPLTGGSGGRPGQAGLHGTSYMGGWLRNVPNEVLEADVPVLVEEYRYRRASGGAGEFPGGDGLVVQMRSLRDDVTFAVRGLERLVHQPWGVGGGQPGARGRAVLNPGAEDERDLGRVGTITLRRGDVLRVETPGGGGLGAADADPGESGSTALRALGAEFAFGEAREAYEARWPQESQRRLVDVVLGRVAPASQPATYRALYLEADRRAGTAGAVTAQVLDEVLAEAGLGGGVA from the coding sequence GTGCGTAGCTCGCCCGTCGTGCTGGAGATCCTGGCGCACCGCTTCTCGGCGATCGTGGAGGAGATGGCGGAGAACATCCGCCGCACCAGCTTCAGCGTCTTCGTCAAGCAGACCGCGGACTTCGGCACCTGCCTGGTCACCCCGGACGGCGAGGTGTTCGCCGCGCCCCGGCGCATCTCCGGCAACCTGATGATCGGCATCCCGGCGCGCGCCGCGCTGGAGTCCCTTGCCCCGTACCAACCCGGCGACGTCGGGCTCAGCAACGACCCCGACCGCACCGGCGGGCTCGTCACGCACCTGCCCGACCTGTGGACGTGGGCCCCGCTGCACGTGGACGGCGAGGTCGTCGCGTACGCGGTGAGCTTCGTGCACTCCTCCGACATCGGCGGCACGGTCCCCGGCTCGATCGACTGGGGCCACACCGATCTGCACCAGGAGGGGCTGCTGATCCCGCCGGTGCGGCTGGTGGAGGGCGGGCGGCGCAACCAGGCCGTGTTCGACCTCGTGGCGCGCAACACCCGCGTGCCCGAGCAGAACCTGGGCGACCTGGACGCGCAGGTCGCCGGACTTCGGACGGCGCAGCGGCGGCTGGACGAGGTCGCGGGCTCGTTCGGCGTGGCGGCGGTGCGGGACGCGATCGCGGACCTGCTCGACACCGCCGAGCAGCGCGCCGGGGACATGATCGAGGAGTTGGCGGACGGGACCTACGCGTTCACCGACTACGTCGAGGGCGTGGAGGGCGAGCGCGGCACGGTGGTGCCGCCGACCCGGCTGAACCTGGAGCTGACCGTGTCCGGGCGCGGGGCGCACCTGTCGTTCGAGGGCACCTCGCCGCAGGTGCTGGAGGCGGTGAACCTGCACACCGGCGGCGAACCCGGCCACTACATGCTCGCCTTCGCGCTGGTGAACTGGTTCTACTCGCGCGACAAGGGCGTGCCGTACAACTCGGGGCTGGTGCGGCCGTTGACCGCCGCGCTGCCGCCGGGGTCGGTGGTGAACCCGTGGCCCGGCGCGCCGTGCGGGGTCAGGGCGGCGGTGTTCTTCCGGATCATGGACTGCGTCGTGGGCTGCCTGGCGCAGGCCAGGCCCGAGGCGGCGTCGGCGACCGGGGCGGGCGGGGTCGCGATCGCGGCGATCTCGCACGTGGACGAGGCGACCGGCAGGCGGCGGGTGTCCGTGGGGCAGCCGCTCACCGGCGGGTCCGGCGGGCGGCCGGGGCAGGCGGGGTTGCACGGCACCAGCTACATGGGCGGGTGGCTGCGGAACGTGCCGAACGAGGTGCTGGAGGCGGACGTCCCGGTGCTGGTGGAGGAGTACCGGTACCGGCGGGCTTCCGGTGGCGCGGGCGAGTTCCCCGGCGGGGACGGGCTCGTGGTGCAGATGCGGTCGCTGCGCGACGACGTGACGTTCGCGGTGCGCGGGCTGGAGCGGTTGGTGCACCAGCCCTGGGGCGTGGGCGGCGGTCAGCCGGGCGCGCGGGGGCGGGCGGTGCTCAACCCCGGCGCCGAGGACGAGCGGGACCTGGGGCGGGTCGGGACGATCACGTTGCGGCGCGGGGACGTGCTGCGCGTCGAGACGCCCGGCGGTGGCGGGCTCGGGGCGGCGGACGCCGATCCGGGCGAGAGCGGGAGCACTGCCCTGCGAGCGCTCGGGGCGGAGTTCGCGTTCGGCGAGGCCCGCGAGGCGTACGAGGCCCGCTGGCCGCAGGAGTCGCAGCGGCGGCTGGTGGACGTGGTGCTCGGGCGGGTCGCGCCCGCCTCGCAGCCCGCGACCTACCGCGCGCTGTACCTGGAGGCCGACCGCCGGGCCGGGACGGCCGGGGCGGTGACCGCGCAGGTGCTGGACGAGGTGCTCGCCGAGGCGGGCCTGGGAGGTGGGGTGGCGTGA
- a CDS encoding hydantoinase/oxoprolinase family protein — MTIEPTRRYRLGVDVGGTFTDVVLADSATGELITDKVPSDAAQPARAVVAGVFGVLERAGVSPAQVEHFSHGQTFALNTVLQRSGARVGLLVTAGFPDLLAIGRLRLDDPIDMFAEPARPLVDQRDVREIRQRHRADGAVEHELDPAEVVAAVRDLVADGVEAVAVAFLHSHKHPEHERRAAAAIAEAFPDLPVACSALLWPEEKEFERATVAVLAAHVGRALGGYLAHLSTALREAGLVCPLHITRSNGGVASIDHEPDQVLRAAVETLLSGPASGVAGVVRLAADTGLRDVVTMDMGGTSVDCAVVRGEVPYSTESVIGEFPLIIPSVEVSSIGAGGGSVVRVDRAGVLKVGPRSAGARPGPACYGRGGAEPTLTDAYVLCGYLDPADFAAGALTIDVGAARAAMAPVAEALGLTVEQAAEAAVSVATAMMHAQLVPLCAQHGVDPSALTMVAYGGAGPVQAALLARALNVAEVVVPASPGTLCAYGALATDMRVDLVAPIGGATDDAELRKAWDGLETRALAWYGEQDHGLHPDVRVTRWADVQLVGQSFTLPVSLPEDAEPGVPALRQGFAEAYRRAYAVDPGPGELDVRSVRVVLAATAELPRAPWRASGDAESLPHTVIEDGVAVPALVHRRSSLATGAELVGPAVVSAPDTTIFVPSGCRAVVDGLGNLRIAVTPAERKAARA, encoded by the coding sequence ATGACCATCGAGCCCACCCGCCGCTACCGCCTCGGCGTCGACGTCGGCGGCACGTTCACCGACGTCGTCCTCGCCGACTCGGCCACCGGCGAGCTGATCACCGACAAGGTGCCCTCCGACGCGGCGCAGCCGGCGCGGGCCGTCGTGGCGGGCGTGTTCGGCGTGCTGGAGCGCGCCGGGGTCTCGCCCGCGCAGGTCGAGCACTTCTCGCACGGCCAGACGTTCGCGCTCAACACCGTGCTCCAGCGCTCCGGCGCGCGGGTCGGCCTGCTGGTCACCGCCGGGTTCCCTGACCTGCTGGCGATCGGGCGGCTGCGCCTGGACGACCCGATCGACATGTTCGCCGAACCCGCGCGACCGCTGGTGGACCAGCGCGACGTGCGGGAGATCCGGCAGCGGCACCGCGCGGACGGCGCCGTCGAGCACGAGCTGGACCCGGCGGAGGTCGTCGCGGCGGTGCGGGACCTGGTCGCGGACGGCGTGGAGGCGGTCGCGGTCGCGTTCCTGCACTCGCACAAGCACCCCGAGCACGAGCGGCGCGCGGCGGCGGCGATCGCCGAGGCGTTCCCGGACCTGCCGGTGGCCTGCTCGGCGCTGCTGTGGCCGGAGGAGAAGGAGTTCGAGCGCGCCACCGTGGCGGTGCTGGCCGCGCACGTCGGGCGGGCGCTCGGCGGCTACCTGGCGCACCTGTCGACGGCGCTGCGCGAGGCCGGTCTGGTGTGCCCGCTGCACATCACCCGCTCCAACGGCGGGGTCGCCTCGATCGACCACGAGCCGGACCAGGTGCTGCGGGCGGCCGTGGAGACCCTGCTGTCGGGTCCGGCGAGCGGGGTGGCCGGGGTGGTGCGGCTGGCCGCCGACACCGGGCTGCGCGACGTGGTCACCATGGACATGGGCGGCACGAGCGTGGACTGCGCGGTGGTGCGCGGGGAGGTCCCGTACTCCACCGAGAGCGTCATCGGCGAGTTCCCGCTGATCATCCCGTCGGTCGAGGTGTCCTCGATCGGCGCGGGCGGCGGGTCGGTGGTGCGGGTGGACCGGGCCGGGGTGCTCAAGGTCGGGCCGCGCAGCGCGGGCGCCCGTCCGGGGCCGGCCTGCTACGGGCGCGGTGGCGCCGAGCCGACGCTGACCGACGCGTACGTGCTGTGCGGCTACCTGGACCCGGCGGACTTCGCGGCGGGCGCGCTGACCATCGACGTGGGCGCGGCGCGCGCGGCCATGGCCCCGGTCGCGGAAGCGCTCGGGCTGACCGTGGAGCAGGCCGCCGAGGCCGCGGTCTCCGTTGCCACGGCGATGATGCACGCCCAGCTGGTGCCGCTGTGCGCGCAGCACGGGGTGGACCCGTCCGCGCTGACCATGGTCGCCTACGGCGGCGCGGGGCCGGTGCAGGCGGCGCTGCTGGCGCGGGCGCTCAACGTCGCGGAGGTGGTCGTCCCGGCCTCGCCCGGCACGCTGTGCGCGTACGGCGCGCTGGCCACCGACATGCGGGTGGACCTGGTCGCGCCGATCGGCGGCGCCACCGACGACGCCGAGCTGCGGAAGGCCTGGGACGGCTTGGAGACCCGCGCGCTGGCCTGGTACGGCGAGCAGGACCACGGGCTGCACCCGGACGTGCGCGTCACGCGCTGGGCGGACGTGCAGCTGGTGGGCCAGTCGTTCACGCTCCCCGTGTCGCTGCCCGAGGACGCGGAACCGGGTGTTCCCGCACTGCGCCAGGGGTTCGCCGAGGCTTACCGGCGCGCTTACGCGGTGGACCCCGGTCCCGGCGAGCTGGACGTGCGCAGCGTGCGCGTGGTGCTGGCCGCCACCGCCGAGCTGCCGCGCGCCCCGTGGCGGGCGAGCGGCGACGCGGAGTCGTTGCCGCACACCGTGATCGAGGACGGCGTGGCCGTGCCCGCGCTGGTGCACCGCAGGAGCTCGCTGGCCACCGGGGCCGAACTCGTCGGCCCCGCGGTGGTGTCCGCGCCGGACACGACGATCTTCGTGCCGTCCGGGTGCCGCGCCGTCGTCGACGGGCTGGGCAACCTGCGGATCGCCGTCACCCCCGCCGAGAGGAAGGCCGCCCGTGCGTAG
- a CDS encoding ABC transporter permease, whose translation MKPVSLLRGAFTLACVVFVLLPLLVVVVASVSTDHVLTGVPSGFTLEWVRTALAYEPFRIGVQYSLQVAAIATALSLLLGVPAAYAIARLDVPGAGLLRTVFVAPLSLPRVVTGFSFFVLYASLLPSAYGTVGGVAFAHTLLLLPFVVSLVGAGLAGLDPALEEAARDLGASPVATFFRVTLPQIRTSLVISAVFAFLTSFDEVDTSVFLMPADVTTLPVAIFLRLEQNQDPTTSAVSSLMIVASLAVAALAALGVRGSGLAGSRNSSGEGRP comes from the coding sequence GTGAAGCCGGTTTCCCTGCTGCGCGGGGCTTTCACGCTCGCGTGCGTGGTGTTCGTGCTGCTGCCGCTGCTGGTCGTGGTGGTGGCCTCGGTCAGCACCGACCACGTGCTGACCGGCGTGCCGTCCGGGTTCACGCTGGAGTGGGTGCGCACCGCGCTGGCGTACGAGCCGTTCCGGATCGGCGTGCAGTACTCGTTGCAGGTGGCGGCGATCGCCACCGCGCTCTCGCTGCTGCTGGGCGTCCCGGCGGCCTACGCCATCGCCCGGCTGGACGTGCCGGGCGCGGGCCTGCTGCGCACGGTGTTCGTCGCGCCGCTGAGCCTGCCGCGCGTGGTGACCGGGTTCAGCTTCTTCGTGCTCTACGCCTCGCTGCTGCCCTCCGCGTACGGCACGGTCGGCGGGGTGGCGTTCGCGCACACGTTGCTGCTGCTGCCTTTTGTGGTGTCGCTGGTGGGCGCGGGGCTCGCGGGGCTGGACCCGGCGCTGGAGGAGGCGGCCCGCGACCTGGGCGCCTCGCCGGTGGCCACGTTCTTCCGGGTCACCCTGCCGCAGATCCGCACCTCGCTGGTGATCTCGGCGGTGTTCGCGTTCCTCACCTCGTTCGACGAGGTCGACACCTCGGTGTTCCTGATGCCCGCGGACGTCACCACCCTCCCGGTCGCGATCTTCCTGCGGCTGGAGCAGAACCAGGACCCGACGACGTCGGCGGTGTCCAGCCTGATGATCGTCGCCTCGCTGGCGGTCGCGGCGCTGGCGGCGCTGGGCGTGCGGGGATCGGGCCTGGCGGGCAGCAGGAACTCCTCCGGGGAAGGACGGCCATGA
- a CDS encoding ABC transporter permease, producing MSAPRRRLAALLLAPGTAFLVLAFCSIVALLVSYSTRTEQTSTLFAPFDLGTWRVALSDGYLWSVVGVTMRLGLTVSLLTVLIAYPLAWCVHTMRRPWQAAAVLFVVFSPILVSVVVRSYGWAMLLRPGGVFGDAFDGWLYHEPGVVVALVHVELPFALFAILASVRSVPADLAPAAADLGAGPVRRFTKVLLPLTLPGVLSGAQLVFALTISAFATPALLGGGRVTVLAQTIYQNIQQLAWPLAAVQAVVLLALTLVVLTAFTLLTRLASGRSRAVAR from the coding sequence GTGAGCGCGCCCCGGCGGCGGCTGGCCGCGCTCCTGCTCGCGCCCGGCACCGCGTTCCTGGTGCTGGCGTTCTGCTCGATCGTCGCGCTCCTGGTGTCCTACAGCACCCGCACCGAGCAGACCAGCACCCTGTTCGCCCCGTTCGACCTGGGCACGTGGCGGGTGGCGCTGTCGGACGGCTACCTGTGGTCGGTGGTCGGGGTGACGATGCGGCTGGGCCTGACCGTGTCGCTGCTGACCGTGCTGATCGCCTACCCGCTGGCCTGGTGCGTGCACACGATGCGCCGCCCGTGGCAGGCGGCGGCGGTGCTGTTCGTGGTGTTCTCGCCGATCCTGGTGAGCGTGGTGGTGCGCAGCTACGGCTGGGCGATGCTGCTGCGGCCGGGCGGGGTGTTCGGCGACGCGTTCGACGGCTGGCTCTACCACGAGCCGGGCGTGGTCGTGGCGCTGGTGCACGTGGAGCTGCCGTTCGCGCTGTTCGCGATCCTGGCGTCGGTGCGGTCGGTCCCGGCCGACCTCGCGCCCGCCGCCGCGGACCTGGGCGCGGGACCGGTGCGGCGCTTCACGAAGGTCCTGCTGCCGCTGACGCTGCCCGGCGTGCTGAGCGGCGCCCAGCTGGTGTTCGCGCTGACCATCAGCGCGTTCGCCACGCCCGCGCTGCTGGGCGGCGGCCGGGTCACCGTGCTGGCGCAGACGATCTACCAGAACATCCAGCAGCTGGCCTGGCCGCTCGCGGCGGTGCAGGCGGTGGTGCTGCTGGCGCTGACCCTGGTGGTGCTGACCGCGTTCACGCTGCTGACCCGGCTCGCGTCCGGTCGGTCGAGGGCGGTGGCGCGGTGA
- a CDS encoding ABC transporter ATP-binding protein, with product MAATPESTTASSVEITDVTRRFDGTTVLDRVSLTIPAGTFHCLLGPSGCGKTTLLRIVAGLDVPDGGRVVIGGVDHTRTPAHRRPTNLVFQSGALFPHLSVAENVAFGLRSGPDRLRDKAEARRRVGDILDLVAMTEFAGRSPATLSGGQRQRVAIARSLVLKPDVLLLDEPLSALDLALQLRMRRELRRWQQETGTTFVCVTHNQAEAMEIADEIAVMNRGLVEQSGSARELYAAPRSRFVAGFIGENNVFATDGSAAPEVDGLRFAGVDAAGFDALAVRPESLRLVEPDSPDARGTGRVSTTGFTGRSLRVTVVTGAGRELLVELPPGESSARPGELVGVGFAAGDVLRLRDEPGAAG from the coding sequence ATGGCAGCAACCCCGGAGTCCACGACCGCCAGCTCCGTCGAGATCACCGACGTCACCCGCCGCTTCGACGGCACGACCGTGCTGGACCGGGTGTCGCTGACGATCCCGGCGGGCACCTTCCACTGCCTGCTCGGCCCGTCCGGCTGCGGCAAGACGACGCTGCTGCGGATCGTCGCCGGGCTCGACGTCCCGGACGGCGGCAGGGTCGTCATCGGCGGCGTCGACCACACCCGCACGCCCGCGCACCGCAGGCCCACCAACCTGGTGTTCCAGAGCGGCGCGCTGTTCCCGCACCTGAGCGTGGCCGAGAACGTCGCGTTCGGGCTGCGCTCGGGCCCGGACCGGTTGCGGGACAAGGCCGAGGCGCGCAGGCGGGTGGGCGACATCCTGGACCTGGTGGCGATGACCGAGTTCGCGGGCCGCTCCCCCGCCACGCTCTCCGGCGGGCAGCGGCAGCGGGTCGCGATCGCCCGCTCGCTGGTGCTCAAGCCGGACGTGCTGCTGCTCGACGAGCCGCTGAGCGCGCTGGACCTGGCGCTGCAGCTGCGGATGCGGCGCGAGCTGCGCCGGTGGCAGCAGGAGACCGGCACGACGTTCGTGTGCGTGACGCACAACCAGGCCGAGGCGATGGAGATCGCCGACGAGATCGCGGTCATGAACCGGGGCCTGGTGGAGCAGAGCGGCAGCGCCCGCGAGCTGTACGCGGCGCCGCGCAGCCGGTTCGTCGCCGGGTTCATCGGCGAGAACAACGTGTTCGCCACCGACGGCTCGGCCGCCCCCGAGGTGGACGGGCTGCGGTTCGCGGGCGTGGACGCGGCCGGGTTCGACGCGCTGGCGGTGCGGCCCGAGTCGCTGCGCCTGGTCGAGCCGGACTCGCCGGACGCGCGCGGCACGGGGCGCGTGAGCACCACCGGGTTCACCGGGCGCAGCCTGCGGGTCACCGTCGTCACGGGCGCCGGCCGGGAGCTGCTGGTCGAGCTGCCGCCGGGCGAGAGCTCGGCGCGGCCCGGCGAGCTGGTCGGCGTGGGCTTCGCGGCGGGCGACGTGCTGCGGCTGCGCGACGAGCCGGGTGCGGCCGGGTGA
- a CDS encoding ABC transporter substrate-binding protein — protein sequence MNNFSPSRRSFLRATAFAGLAAGLAACGTPGGSSPSSPSGATKLTMFHWAGAQGTVPKQVGEAFAKANGVDLSYIEGTNADTFPKLVSSVQINPDNPLLNLGFFNPQSFAQGSASDLWLPVPDSVTNADKVNSAYRIADRKGAYLVMDAMGLVYSKKAFPDGPPKSWMELFDSAHKGKVTTWDAPSFSVNALPVISKLNGGSEADFQPGIDVFGRAARDGQFRGFISSLDALRQQLVSGEVVIAPGFQGVAEPWIKAGDPIGFAVPEEGVMAFPEGFQIVKGSTDAQVQAAAKLMNDLFDPARVSAYCAATGTIPLVDGATLAPEHADRPSFQLSTVEGAIKLDWNALVGSLKDATTAWNNDVKANI from the coding sequence ATGAACAACTTCTCCCCGTCCCGGCGGAGCTTCCTCCGCGCGACGGCCTTCGCGGGCCTCGCGGCGGGCCTGGCCGCCTGCGGCACGCCGGGCGGCTCGTCCCCGTCCTCGCCGTCGGGGGCCACGAAGCTGACGATGTTCCACTGGGCGGGCGCGCAGGGCACGGTGCCCAAGCAGGTCGGCGAGGCGTTCGCCAAGGCCAACGGCGTCGACCTGAGCTACATCGAGGGCACCAACGCCGACACCTTCCCCAAGCTGGTGTCGTCGGTGCAGATCAACCCGGACAACCCGCTGCTGAACCTCGGCTTCTTCAACCCGCAGAGCTTCGCGCAGGGCAGCGCCAGCGACCTGTGGCTGCCGGTGCCGGACTCGGTCACCAACGCCGACAAGGTCAACAGCGCCTACCGGATCGCCGACCGCAAGGGCGCGTACCTGGTCATGGACGCGATGGGCCTGGTGTACAGCAAGAAAGCCTTCCCGGACGGTCCGCCCAAGAGCTGGATGGAGCTGTTCGACAGCGCCCACAAGGGCAAGGTGACCACCTGGGACGCGCCGTCGTTCAGCGTCAACGCGCTCCCGGTGATCTCCAAGCTCAACGGCGGCAGCGAGGCGGACTTCCAGCCCGGCATCGACGTGTTCGGCCGGGCCGCGCGCGACGGCCAGTTCCGGGGCTTCATCTCCTCGCTGGACGCCCTGCGCCAGCAGCTGGTCTCCGGCGAGGTCGTGATCGCCCCCGGCTTCCAGGGCGTGGCCGAGCCGTGGATCAAGGCGGGCGACCCCATCGGGTTCGCGGTGCCCGAGGAGGGCGTGATGGCGTTCCCCGAGGGCTTCCAGATCGTCAAGGGCTCCACGGACGCGCAGGTGCAGGCCGCCGCGAAGCTGATGAACGACCTGTTCGACCCGGCGCGGGTGAGCGCGTACTGCGCCGCCACGGGCACGATCCCGCTGGTGGACGGCGCGACCCTGGCCCCCGAGCACGCCGACCGCCCGAGCTTCCAGCTGTCCACTGTGGAGGGTGCGATCAAGCTGGACTGGAACGCGCTGGTCGGCAGCCTCAAGGACGCCACGACCGCGTGGAACAACGACGTCAAGGCCAACATCTGA